In the Vibrio agarivorans genome, AGTATTAATTAAATGATTTTTCTTTGGCGGGAGATATGCAGCTAATCGAAATGGTAACACAAAAAAAATTCAATTATCAGTCTTGCCGGAAATAAATCACAGCCTATAATGCTGAAAACCGGAGCGTCTGCCAACGCTCCGGTTTTTTTGTGTCCGAAGAACAGTGAACTCGTCTGCCAACGAATTTACTACGCACTCTGGAAGACACATCAGTAGATGAATCAAGGAAAACACAATGCGTATCGAACAAGAACTTAAGCTCGGTTTTAAAGACGTCCTATTTCGCCCAAAGCGTTCAACGCTTAAAAGTCGCTCTCAAGTAAATTTAACCCGCGAGTTTACATTCAAGCACAGCGGTCGTCAATGGTCTGGTGTCCCTGTTATCGCAGCAAATATGGACTCGGTAGGTAGCTTCGAGATGGCGACGGCTCTAGCAGAGCACGGCGTTATGACAGCCATGCACAAGCACTACACGGTTGAGCAGTGGGCAGAGTTTGTAAAAGGTGCAAGCAAAGAGACGCTAAACAAGGTGTTCGTTTCTACTGGTACTTCTGAGCGTGATTTTGAGAAAACGAAAGATATCCTAGCGCTAAGCGAAGATCTTGAGTTTATCTGTATCGACATTGCGAACGGTTACTCTGAGCACCTTGTTGAGTATGTACAAAAAGTACGCGCAGCATTCCCTACCAAGACTATCTCAGCGGGCAACGTTGTGACTGGTGATATGTGTGAAGAGCTTATCCTTGCGGGTGCGGATATTGTCAAAGTGGGCATTGGCCCAGGCTCAGTATGTACGACTCGCGTCAAGACAGGTGTGGGTTACCCTCAACTGTCTGCAATCATTGAATGTGCCGATGCTGCACATGGCCTTGGCGGTATGATCATCGGTGACGGTGGTTGTGCATGTGCAGGTGATGTTGCGAAAGCCTTCGGTGGCGGCGCAGACTTCGTCATGCTAGGTGGCATGCTAGCAGGCCACGAAGAGTCAGGCGGTGAAGTAGTTGAGCAAGACGGCAAGCAGTTCATGAAGTTCTACGGCATGTCTTCTCAATCAGCAATGGATAAGCACTCTGGCGGCGTAGCGCAATACCGCGCAGCTGAGGGCAAAACAGTACTACTACCATACCGTGGCTCAGTGCATAACACGATTTCAGACATCCTAGGTGGCGTGCGCTCAACGTGTACTTACGTAGGTGCTGCCAAGCTGAAAGAACTCACAAAGAGAACGACGTTTATTCGCGTGCAAGAGCAAGAAAATAACGTATTTGGTAAAGAGTAAGTATCTGAATTAAAATAGTAAAAAATTAAAATTCACCAAAAGTGGTTGTTTGAAGTTAAATCTAGTTTAACTATACTTATCTTTAGAATAGTCACATCATAGATAGCCATTTGGGGGCTTGTCGTGATGTGGCTATTTTATATTTTGCGCATTGTTTATTGTTAATCCAAGTAGCTCAGTCGTCACTGAACCTTACTAGAGGATCACCTAACTATAGCGCGATAGGTAGGCTTTTCGAATAAATTCTCTTTCGTGAGTAATATGGCTGATATACCAAATGTTTTTCGAATAGCTGCCAAGATAGTATACTAGTCGTTTTAATCGCACAGGCTGCATTATGTCAGATGAAAGACTCGCTTTAGAGTGGATGCGTCAGCAGGCGCATAAAATTGACCCCTATACAGAAGACCCGTCATTTGATAAGTGTGTTGAGCTTCTCACACCTGCGTTTAAAAAAGGCAAAAGTGTCGCGCAATTGAAGCACTTGTTAGCAGAGGCTGACAGACGTGCGGGGGCGGCAGAGCGCAAGCATGCGGCATTAAAGTATGCCAAAGAGAAAAGCCCACAAGCGGGTCAAATTTTGCGTTTGCAAGGACGTCTTCAGCGTGTAGAGTTGGCTCTAAAACTTGCAACGGGTGATAACAACATGACGATATCTCAGTTC is a window encoding:
- a CDS encoding GMP reductase, with protein sequence MRIEQELKLGFKDVLFRPKRSTLKSRSQVNLTREFTFKHSGRQWSGVPVIAANMDSVGSFEMATALAEHGVMTAMHKHYTVEQWAEFVKGASKETLNKVFVSTGTSERDFEKTKDILALSEDLEFICIDIANGYSEHLVEYVQKVRAAFPTKTISAGNVVTGDMCEELILAGADIVKVGIGPGSVCTTRVKTGVGYPQLSAIIECADAAHGLGGMIIGDGGCACAGDVAKAFGGGADFVMLGGMLAGHEESGGEVVEQDGKQFMKFYGMSSQSAMDKHSGGVAQYRAAEGKTVLLPYRGSVHNTISDILGGVRSTCTYVGAAKLKELTKRTTFIRVQEQENNVFGKE